One genomic segment of Nerophis lumbriciformis linkage group LG20, RoL_Nlum_v2.1, whole genome shotgun sequence includes these proteins:
- the entpd2b gene encoding ectonucleoside triphosphate diphosphohydrolase 2: MAHCAAHPAVLFALLLIGTAAVVLLTFPSKDIPEAPGFMYGIVLDAGSSHTSLYVYKWPADKQNGTGVVTQHSECHAKGGGISSYAGQQGAVGRSLEACLDQAVQDVPAHRHTVTPVYLGATAGMRLLHISNPQQSAEILLEVGKKIQSYPFSFRGAAILSGQEEGAFGWVTVNYLLENFIKYGFVGRWLSSGRPTVGALDFGGASTQITFVTKDRVEQQKDMMKLRLYGQEYSLYTHSFLCYGQDQVLKRLLAHIFKSQGYADPVTHPCYPADSSVSVELDGVFNSPCTAMYKPSSYKARGSLTVRGSGHYEQCQGNVSEIFSFDRCPFSQCSFDEVFQPNVTGSYMAFSAFFYIHSFLQRVTGIPVSTAAQMEEATQTICNMSFAQMLDLAPDQASRLRDYCASSVYIKILLLRGYGFDATSFSRISFKKKAGDTSVGWALGYMLSLSNLLPSEKIGTWRALPPGVWQALIVFSVLPLGAIVAFVGLEWKRRGREDAAI; this comes from the exons ATGGCTCATTGTGCAGCTCATCCCGCCGTCCTCTTCGCACTGCTGCTGATCGGCACGGCCGCAGTCGTGCTTCTCACTTTCCCAAGCAAAGACATTCCCGAGGCGCCCGGGTTCATG TACGGAATTGTTCTGGATGCTGGATCCTCACACACGTCTCTGTACGTATACAAGTGGCCTGCAGACAAACAAAATGGCACCGGGGTGGTCACCCAGCACAGTGAATGTCATGCAAAGG GAGGTGGGATCTCCAGCTATGCAGGCCAGCAGGGAGCGGTGGGACGGAGCTTGGAGGCGTGCTTGGACCAGGCAGTGCAGGACGTCCCTGCACATCGACACACGGTCACACCTGTGTACCTGGGGGCCACAGCTGGCATGAGGCTTCTGCA TATCTCAAATCCACAGCAGTCAGCTGAAATTCTGCTGGAAGTAGGCAAGAAAATCCAGTCCTACCCGTTCAGCTTCCGCGGGGCTGCCATTCTGTCCGGTCAAGAGGAAGGCGCATTTGGCTGGGTCACCGTCAATTACCTCTTAGAGAACTTCATCAAG TATGGCTTCGTGGGGCGATGGCTCAGCTCAGGAAGGCCCACAGTTGGGGCTCTGGATTTCGGCGGAGCATCCACTCAGATCACATTTGTGACTAAAGACAGAGTGGAGCAGCAGAAGGACATGATGAAACTGCGTCTGTACGGCCAGGAGTACTCTCTGTACACACACAGCTTCCTCTGCTATGGGCAAGACCAGGTCCTCAAGAGGCTCCTCGCCCACATTTTCAAG TCTCAGGGTTACGCAGATCCCGTGACACACCCGTGCTATCCTGCAGACTCTTCTGTAAGCGTAGAGCTGGACGGTGTATTCAACTCTCCGTGCACAGCCATGTACAAACCGAGCTCCTACAAGGCCCGGGGCTCTTTGACAGTACGTGGCAGCGGGCATTATGAGCAATGCCAAGGCAACGTGTCCGAGATCTTCTCCTTCGACAGATGCCCTTTCTCTCAATGCTCCTTTGACGAGGTCTTCCAGCCCAATGTGACTGGCAGCTATATG GCATTTTCAGCCTTCTTCTACATTCACTCCTTCCTGCAGCGCGTCACGGGCATTCCAGTGAGCACGGCTGCACAAATGGAGGAGGCAACTCAAACAATATGCAACATGAGTTTTGCTCAG ATGCTAGATCTTGCTCCAGATCAAGCGTCTCGCCTGAGGGACTACTGCGCTTCCTCGGTCTACATCAAGATTCTCCTGCTCAGAGGATACGGCTTCGACGCAACATCCTTCTCACGCATTTCTTTCAAGAAGAAG GCGGGCGACACTTCTGTTGGATGGGCTCTGGGTTACATGTTGAGTTTGAGCAATTTGCTGCCGTCGGAAAAAATTGGAACTTGGAGGGCATTGCCGCCGGGAGTTTGGCAGGCCCTGATTGTGTTTTCCGTATTGCCCTTGGGCGCCATCGTGGCCTTCGTCGGACTTGAGTGGAAGAGGAGAGGACGCGAGGACGCCGCCATTTAG